A window from Symbiopectobacterium purcellii encodes these proteins:
- a CDS encoding PLP-dependent aminotransferase family protein, giving the protein MKARYKAIVDEFATAIRSGTLLPGTRLSTHRALSVEKHISLATATRVYAELEAMGLVSGESGRGTFVREISLPAGLGLDQHVVASDVLDLNFNYPSLPDQAERLRDAMRQLTTSGDLASLLRYQPHAGRQSDRDTIASWLNAAGIQPSADEVLVVNGAQHGLTVAVMGLLKPGDVVAVDALIYPGFIALARLCHLELVAIPAHANGPDLDAFRQICQRRRIRAVYTMPTLHNPLGWVLNDEQRKKLTLIARTFDLLIIEDAAYAFLVRRPPPPLAAYAPERTVYVTGFAKSIATGLRVGAVFCPANMRGALERAIRATTWNTPSLMVSIVCGWIKDGTIQRFESLKRRDARQRQALARKILSDCEWVGHSSSYFLWLPLPQEIRADQLVHRLMQQHISVSTAEPFCSTNNVPHALRLALGSVSMNQLSEALTAIKDAIEYERDL; this is encoded by the coding sequence ATGAAAGCCCGGTACAAAGCCATTGTGGATGAGTTTGCAACTGCAATCCGAAGCGGCACTTTATTGCCGGGCACCCGTCTCTCGACACACCGAGCCCTTTCAGTCGAAAAACATATTTCTCTTGCAACAGCTACACGCGTTTACGCTGAACTGGAAGCCATGGGGTTAGTCAGTGGAGAATCAGGAAGGGGAACATTTGTCAGGGAAATTTCGCTGCCAGCAGGGCTTGGGTTAGATCAGCACGTGGTCGCGTCTGATGTTCTTGACCTGAACTTTAACTACCCATCCCTGCCGGATCAGGCGGAACGGCTACGCGACGCGATGAGGCAATTGACCACTTCTGGCGATCTGGCTTCCCTGTTGCGATATCAGCCCCACGCAGGCAGGCAAAGCGACAGGGATACCATTGCATCATGGCTAAATGCCGCCGGTATCCAGCCTTCCGCCGATGAAGTCCTGGTTGTGAATGGCGCACAGCATGGCCTCACCGTTGCCGTTATGGGGCTCCTTAAGCCCGGAGATGTGGTAGCTGTGGACGCGCTGATTTATCCCGGCTTTATAGCTCTGGCGCGATTGTGTCATCTGGAACTGGTGGCAATTCCGGCTCATGCAAATGGCCCGGACCTAGATGCATTCAGACAAATCTGCCAGCGCAGGCGCATCCGCGCTGTTTATACGATGCCGACACTGCATAATCCGCTCGGCTGGGTTTTGAATGATGAACAGCGAAAGAAACTCACTTTGATTGCCAGAACCTTTGATCTGCTCATCATTGAGGATGCGGCCTATGCTTTTCTTGTTCGCCGCCCGCCGCCGCCGCTTGCTGCCTATGCGCCTGAAAGAACGGTATATGTTACCGGTTTCGCCAAAAGTATTGCCACAGGTTTGCGTGTGGGAGCCGTATTTTGCCCGGCAAACATGCGTGGTGCACTGGAACGGGCTATAAGGGCGACGACCTGGAATACACCATCCCTTATGGTCTCCATTGTCTGTGGATGGATAAAAGATGGCACGATACAACGCTTTGAATCACTGAAAAGACGAGATGCACGCCAGCGACAGGCGCTGGCCCGTAAAATACTCTCTGACTGTGAATGGGTAGGCCATTCCAGCTCCTACTTTCTCTGGTTACCGTTACCACAGGAGATACGGGCTGACCAGCTTGTCCACCGGCTGATGCAGCAACACATTTCAGTTTCAACCGCAGAACCATTCTGCTCCACAAATAATGTGCCACATGCGCTTCGTCTCGCGCTTGGCTCCGTCAGCATGAATCAACTGAGCGAAGCCCTCACTGCGATCAAAGATGCTATTGAGTATGAGAGAGATCTTTAA
- a CDS encoding helix-turn-helix domain-containing protein, which produces MTDKVNIMTGSDASVINEALSASLKQYRSQNKMSLDELSRQAGVSKGMLVEIEACRANPSIALLCKLASAMGVSVADIVNVASKPSIHLIASEDIPCLWHGKNGGTARLLAGTSGPDMIELWEWELHPGEIFESPGHSDGTFELLHVVKGSLQLTLGKESLKVSEGCSVIARTDLPHSYSCAESGLLKFTMTVSERTR; this is translated from the coding sequence ATGACCGATAAAGTCAATATAATGACCGGCTCAGATGCCAGCGTCATTAATGAAGCTCTATCCGCTTCTCTTAAGCAGTACCGTAGCCAGAATAAAATGTCTCTGGATGAGCTGTCACGGCAGGCTGGCGTAAGCAAAGGTATGCTCGTAGAAATTGAGGCTTGCCGGGCAAACCCCAGCATAGCGCTGCTCTGTAAACTGGCATCTGCGATGGGGGTCTCAGTGGCAGATATTGTTAATGTCGCCAGTAAACCTAGCATACATCTCATTGCCTCAGAGGATATTCCCTGCCTGTGGCACGGCAAAAATGGGGGAACAGCCCGACTGCTGGCTGGCACCAGCGGACCGGACATGATCGAGTTGTGGGAGTGGGAGCTGCATCCTGGTGAAATTTTCGAATCGCCCGGTCACTCTGATGGCACGTTTGAACTTTTACATGTCGTGAAGGGTTCACTGCAGCTCACTTTAGGGAAGGAAAGCCTGAAAGTGAGCGAAGGTTGCTCAGTGATTGCCAGAACAGATTTGCCGCATAGCTACAGCTGTGCCGAAAGCGGCTTGCTGAAGTTCACTATGACCGTAAGCGAACGGACACGCTGA
- a CDS encoding LemA family protein codes for MDLDKYFIGLVSILIIGLIYVISIYNKAIRLKNIIPENRSNIEILRKKKEYLITKMVAIVDSYGLHEKGITENVSLYFGSGGPSKGQPIVDRLACLRMAFPELKADGLYNQLLTELADVETDIANRREEFNASVRAYNTVLTLFPANILLRLLGFKPKDFLSIVDITS; via the coding sequence ATGGATTTGGATAAATATTTTATCGGCTTGGTAAGCATATTGATAATTGGGTTAATTTATGTGATTTCAATCTATAATAAGGCCATTAGGCTAAAAAATATAATTCCTGAGAACAGGTCTAATATCGAAATTCTTCGCAAAAAGAAAGAGTATTTGATCACAAAAATGGTGGCGATTGTAGACTCTTATGGCTTGCATGAAAAAGGAATAACTGAAAATGTTAGTTTGTATTTTGGCAGTGGAGGGCCATCGAAGGGCCAACCTATCGTTGATCGACTTGCTTGTTTGAGAATGGCGTTTCCTGAGCTGAAAGCTGACGGATTGTATAATCAATTGCTAACTGAACTGGCCGATGTAGAAACAGATATTGCCAACAGGCGCGAAGAATTCAATGCTAGTGTCCGTGCTTATAATACTGTTCTGACATTATTCCCCGCCAACATTCTTCTCAGATTATTAGGTTTTAAGCCTAAAGATTTCCTGTCCATTGTCGATATAACCTCTTGA
- a CDS encoding B3/B4 domain-containing protein produces MLTAYPSISANVARLAPGFRALSISISADPLVNASVGEEALRKACEYVLYGQPAWAEVHLDAWAKVFRAFGAKPKRTPCSAEALRKRVIRGGSMAALDPVVDLYNAVSLRYAVPVGGENLEAYCGSPQLIIADGSEPFDTLKDGQPYVENPEAGEVIWCDDTGVTCRRWNWRQGIRTRLSSSDKHMWFILESLPEMPLEALYEAGKMLTDGLEVMMPGLKSEVTLIETLQAN; encoded by the coding sequence ATGTTAACAGCCTATCCGTCAATTAGCGCTAACGTTGCTCGTCTAGCTCCAGGCTTTCGCGCGCTGAGCATCAGCATATCTGCAGATCCGCTGGTTAACGCCAGCGTAGGTGAGGAAGCACTTCGCAAAGCCTGTGAATACGTACTTTACGGGCAACCTGCCTGGGCTGAAGTTCACCTGGATGCATGGGCTAAGGTTTTTCGTGCCTTCGGAGCAAAGCCCAAACGTACGCCTTGTTCAGCTGAAGCCCTTCGTAAGCGAGTGATACGCGGCGGGTCTATGGCAGCACTTGACCCGGTGGTAGACCTTTATAACGCAGTCAGTCTGCGCTATGCCGTGCCTGTCGGTGGTGAAAATCTGGAAGCCTATTGCGGTTCACCCCAACTCATTATTGCCGATGGCAGTGAACCGTTTGACACCCTCAAAGATGGCCAGCCATACGTGGAGAACCCCGAAGCAGGGGAAGTCATCTGGTGTGACGACACGGGGGTCACCTGTCGTCGCTGGAACTGGCGACAGGGAATAAGAACCCGGCTGAGTTCTTCAGATAAACACATGTGGTTCATACTGGAAAGCCTGCCGGAGATGCCACTCGAAGCGCTTTATGAGGCAGGAAAAATGCTGACAGACGGGCTGGAAGTTATGATGCCAGGATTGAAGTCTGAAGTTACGTTAATTGAGACGCTTCAAGCCAACTGA
- a CDS encoding CPBP family intramembrane glutamic endopeptidase: protein MSHHTDRLEQSLWCFGLPVLWYSISIFSGVGLYRGISINPAYSLVFFSLLAFIIIVPFWFLYTKRYGLLPLGLFSSPLMLKLAGVLLLILLLTSMMMSSEERWVQQMADFSKQGWLSVVLAMILFSPIVEEIVFRGFLLQGLITWLPNHRLACCMLVSLIFAAAHTQYTSTVTLTELIAISLLLCYARLTSKGLLMPILTHMLANTAVLLFLYTSTV from the coding sequence ATGTCACATCATACAGATCGTCTGGAACAGTCGCTTTGGTGCTTCGGGTTGCCTGTACTCTGGTACAGTATTTCAATCTTCAGCGGAGTTGGGCTCTATCGCGGTATATCGATTAATCCAGCCTACTCGTTAGTTTTTTTTTCATTGCTGGCTTTTATTATCATTGTGCCATTCTGGTTTCTGTATACGAAACGGTATGGATTACTCCCTCTTGGGCTTTTTTCCTCTCCTTTGATGCTTAAGCTCGCCGGTGTTTTGCTGCTCATTTTGCTGCTGACAAGCATGATGATGTCAAGTGAAGAGCGCTGGGTACAGCAGATGGCTGATTTTTCGAAACAAGGATGGCTGAGTGTTGTATTGGCGATGATCCTTTTCAGTCCCATCGTTGAAGAGATCGTTTTCCGCGGTTTTTTACTGCAAGGACTTATTACGTGGTTGCCTAATCATCGGTTGGCTTGTTGTATGCTTGTGTCGCTGATCTTTGCTGCTGCGCATACACAATATACATCCACGGTAACGCTGACTGAGCTAATCGCAATATCATTGCTGCTGTGTTATGCACGTCTGACCAGTAAAGGGTTGCTGATGCCAATATTGACACACATGCTAGCCAATACAGCCGTTTTACTGTTCTTGTATACCTCCACCGTCTGA
- a CDS encoding dihydrodipicolinate synthase family protein: MFSGFSAFPLTPLKNGDIDETAFTGLLQIITAAEVDSIGVIGSTGNYAYLTRAQRYRATEIAVELAGSIPVMSSIGAVSTDEVIRLANDAQKAGVKGVMMAPVSYQKLTSEEVFGFYERVTGELSVPLYIYDNPATTGFSFDDELLMRLSFLPNVSSVKLGFLETDLSLATQRIGKLKASFCEGVTLGISGDGRAVRGLMAGCDVYYSALGGLYPRELLEMAHSVLRGDVQRAIDLNALFEPIWAYFSQYGSLRTIASIAELRGLVQSPCLPSPLLSLTGEDRTMLAQIISKLELE; the protein is encoded by the coding sequence ATGTTCTCAGGATTCAGTGCCTTTCCCCTCACACCGTTAAAAAATGGGGATATTGATGAAACAGCCTTCACTGGGCTGTTGCAAATTATCACGGCTGCAGAAGTTGATTCCATTGGAGTCATAGGCTCTACAGGAAATTATGCCTACCTAACACGTGCTCAACGCTACCGTGCGACTGAAATTGCCGTGGAATTAGCAGGTTCTATTCCGGTCATGAGTAGTATCGGCGCTGTCAGTACGGATGAAGTGATCAGACTTGCCAATGATGCCCAGAAAGCGGGTGTTAAAGGCGTGATGATGGCACCGGTTTCTTATCAGAAACTCACGTCTGAAGAAGTCTTTGGTTTTTATGAACGTGTAACGGGCGAACTGTCCGTTCCACTTTACATCTATGATAATCCGGCCACCACGGGGTTCTCATTCGATGATGAACTTCTCATGAGATTATCTTTCCTGCCTAATGTTTCTTCAGTCAAACTTGGTTTTCTGGAAACGGATTTAAGTCTGGCCACGCAACGGATTGGAAAGCTGAAAGCGTCATTCTGTGAGGGGGTTACACTCGGTATCAGTGGTGATGGACGAGCCGTTAGGGGACTAATGGCCGGTTGTGACGTTTATTATTCTGCACTGGGCGGGCTGTATCCCCGTGAATTACTGGAGATGGCCCATTCAGTGCTGCGCGGTGATGTTCAACGAGCAATTGATCTCAATGCTTTGTTTGAACCCATCTGGGCTTACTTCAGCCAGTATGGCAGTCTGCGCACTATTGCCTCGATTGCAGAACTTCGCGGTCTTGTCCAGTCGCCCTGCCTGCCGTCGCCTCTGCTTTCTTTGACGGGGGAGGATAGAACCATGCTTGCCCAAATCATCAGTAAACTGGAACTCGAATAA
- the hypT gene encoding hypochlorite stress DNA-binding transcriptional regulator HypT, producing MLNNIETKWLYDFIALEEHRSFTLAAEKRNISQSSFSRRIRALETAIGIELFDRNATPLKLTEQGRLFHAHIRNTLDDLAYQLNKLHGGSHYKNKITLAAAHSLSVFILPELLKTVPEPQEKIFYVESIDVDEAVLNLKEGKSDFIFSFFNEELMSEPFMHTKILESHLYPLSACDKTGKPVFNPRAETVPLLNYTDTSYMGRQVNRYLSAINSERFSITFVSSMSDLLKRMTLQGYGIAWLPDYSIREELKNRELAVLDMPDAVMRMGVYLYRMNAKLNVASEKFWRYMKSLNH from the coding sequence GTGCTTAATAACATTGAAACTAAATGGTTGTATGACTTTATTGCACTGGAAGAACATCGCAGTTTTACCTTGGCTGCGGAAAAACGCAATATTTCCCAGTCGTCATTCAGTCGTCGAATTCGTGCGCTGGAAACGGCCATCGGTATTGAGTTATTTGACAGAAATGCCACGCCGTTAAAACTGACCGAGCAAGGGCGTCTGTTCCACGCCCATATTCGTAATACGCTCGACGATCTGGCCTATCAGTTGAATAAATTACACGGTGGAAGTCACTATAAAAATAAAATCACCCTGGCCGCCGCACATTCACTTTCGGTATTTATTCTTCCCGAACTGTTAAAAACAGTGCCAGAGCCACAGGAAAAAATATTCTATGTGGAATCTATCGATGTCGATGAGGCTGTTCTAAACCTTAAAGAGGGGAAAAGTGATTTTATTTTTTCCTTCTTTAATGAAGAACTGATGTCTGAACCTTTTATGCACACCAAGATCCTCGAATCCCATCTCTATCCGTTGAGCGCCTGTGATAAAACCGGAAAGCCGGTTTTTAATCCCCGAGCAGAAACTGTGCCGCTGTTGAACTACACCGATACCAGCTATATGGGACGGCAGGTGAACCGCTATCTTTCCGCCATCAACAGCGAGCGTTTTTCAATAACGTTTGTTTCTTCGATGAGCGACTTGCTTAAGCGCATGACGTTGCAGGGCTACGGTATCGCCTGGTTACCGGATTACTCCATTCGCGAAGAGCTTAAAAATCGGGAGTTGGCGGTGCTGGATATGCCCGATGCGGTAATGCGCATGGGGGTTTACCTGTATCGAATGAATGCCAAACTTAATGTCGCATCTGAAAAATTTTGGCGCTACATGAAAAGCTTAAATCATTAG
- a CDS encoding EamA family transporter — protein MHKNQNLPFLAALSGMVSVQTGAAFAKTLFPVVGSEGVAALRLGISAIVLLIVFRPWTLRNSGISWVSIIMYGIVLALMNLLIYRAFAYIPVSIAISIEVMGPLVAALLTSRQKTDLLWILLSALGMFLLAAGDIHNVIDIRGVAYSIAAAFFWGLYVIVGRRVSGGGGRSVAAGMTIAALITVPLGTAQAGSALLIPGVLLTGLCVAILSSMLPFLLDMYSMRWLPSRVFGVLLSGSPAISALAGWIILREELSLTQCGGILAVMSACCGCALFARPRT, from the coding sequence ATGCATAAAAATCAAAATCTTCCTTTTCTGGCGGCCTTATCTGGAATGGTTTCGGTTCAGACAGGTGCAGCGTTTGCTAAGACACTATTCCCCGTTGTTGGTAGCGAAGGCGTGGCCGCGCTGCGCCTTGGCATTTCAGCCATTGTTCTACTTATCGTGTTTCGTCCGTGGACATTACGCAATAGCGGGATATCGTGGGTATCAATAATCATGTATGGCATCGTACTCGCCCTGATGAACCTACTGATTTACCGTGCTTTTGCTTATATTCCCGTCAGTATCGCCATATCAATTGAGGTAATGGGACCCTTGGTAGCTGCTCTGCTGACGTCCCGGCAAAAAACAGATTTGCTATGGATCCTTTTGTCCGCTTTGGGCATGTTTTTGTTGGCGGCAGGCGATATACATAATGTCATTGATATCCGTGGCGTAGCGTATTCTATAGCGGCGGCATTTTTCTGGGGGCTTTATGTCATTGTTGGCAGAAGAGTGTCAGGCGGCGGCGGGCGCTCTGTTGCGGCAGGTATGACTATTGCTGCTCTGATTACGGTACCGCTTGGCACTGCTCAGGCCGGGAGTGCTCTGCTCATACCCGGTGTGCTTCTTACTGGGCTTTGCGTGGCGATCCTGTCGAGCATGCTGCCTTTCCTGCTGGATATGTATTCCATGCGTTGGCTTCCCTCCCGTGTGTTCGGCGTTTTACTGAGCGGTTCTCCGGCAATCAGTGCGCTTGCAGGATGGATTATCCTGCGTGAAGAGTTAAGTTTAACGCAGTGTGGAGGCATTCTGGCCGTTATGTCCGCTTGTTGCGGTTGTGCGTTGTTCGCCCGTCCACGCACATGA
- a CDS encoding LysE family translocator: MPDDLIALSAIGVAILLGAMSPGASFLLVARTAMSSSRHAALSVAAGMGLGALVFAVVALAGLHALLTMIPSLYTGLKIAGGCYLLWLALKMFRSPSKRFIDPTAIGEMSALKAFATGIITQISNPHTALVFASIFSAALTTDIQPAMYIVLPLLAFTIDMLWYAFVAFLLSTDRPRQAYIKYRKFIDKLSGGIMVWLGVRLLLK, encoded by the coding sequence ATGCCAGATGATTTGATTGCACTCTCTGCGATTGGGGTCGCAATCCTTTTAGGGGCAATGAGTCCAGGGGCCAGTTTTCTGCTTGTTGCCCGTACGGCCATGTCCAGTTCGCGGCATGCAGCACTGTCCGTGGCGGCGGGTATGGGCCTTGGTGCGCTTGTCTTTGCTGTTGTCGCGTTAGCGGGTCTGCATGCTCTGCTAACGATGATCCCGTCTCTTTACACGGGGCTGAAAATTGCTGGCGGTTGTTATCTTTTATGGCTGGCGCTGAAAATGTTTCGTAGTCCTTCGAAGCGGTTTATTGACCCAACCGCTATAGGCGAAATGAGCGCGTTAAAGGCCTTTGCAACAGGCATCATTACGCAAATCAGCAATCCCCATACGGCTCTGGTATTTGCCAGTATTTTCTCCGCAGCGCTTACCACTGATATTCAACCTGCCATGTATATCGTCTTGCCCTTACTGGCGTTCACGATTGATATGCTCTGGTATGCCTTCGTCGCTTTTTTATTATCAACCGACAGACCCCGTCAGGCTTACATCAAGTACCGTAAGTTCATAGACAAATTAAGCGGGGGAATTATGGTCTGGCTGGGCGTACGGTTGCTGTTAAAGTGA
- a CDS encoding aspartate/glutamate racemase family protein has translation MNNLIGILGGMGPGATVDAMQKLINNTPANKDQDHIPTIAVSIPDIPDIPDIPDRTQCILNHGASPLDKMVQYLKILENAGAECIIIPCNTAHFWFDELKKRTHVEMISIIDTTCQLIKQQHLHAVGLLATTATCKAKIYQDNLSALGIACQIPDDTAQQAVMESIYAYKAGRIADAHRLLTPVRDRLLDAGVEKLILGCTELPLILQQDMASAPEHYIDATDALIKKTVEWYFAHSPRHPHHQGTPHHPIAA, from the coding sequence GTGAATAATTTAATTGGTATTCTTGGTGGAATGGGGCCAGGGGCGACGGTTGATGCCATGCAAAAATTAATTAACAACACGCCAGCCAATAAAGACCAGGATCATATTCCTACGATTGCAGTATCCATTCCTGACATTCCTGACATTCCTGACATTCCTGACAGAACACAATGTATTTTGAACCATGGTGCATCGCCGTTGGATAAAATGGTTCAATATCTGAAAATCCTCGAAAACGCTGGCGCTGAGTGTATTATTATTCCCTGTAATACCGCGCATTTTTGGTTCGATGAATTAAAAAAACGCACGCATGTCGAAATGATCAGTATCATCGACACCACCTGCCAGTTGATTAAACAGCAACATTTGCACGCGGTTGGGTTATTGGCAACCACCGCCACGTGCAAAGCAAAAATTTATCAGGATAACCTTAGCGCACTGGGTATTGCCTGTCAGATTCCCGATGACACAGCACAACAGGCGGTGATGGAAAGTATTTATGCCTACAAAGCTGGCCGCATTGCCGATGCACATCGACTTCTGACCCCAGTCAGAGACAGACTGCTTGATGCGGGTGTGGAAAAACTGATTCTCGGGTGTACTGAGCTGCCGTTAATTCTGCAACAAGATATGGCATCAGCACCAGAACACTATATTGACGCAACGGATGCACTGATCAAGAAAACGGTTGAGTGGTACTTCGCCCACTCTCCGCGCCATCCCCACCATCAGGGTACGCCCCATCACCCGATTGCCGCCTGA
- a CDS encoding Lrp/AsnC family transcriptional regulator, producing MNNRLPHSAIAEKIGLSTPSVQRRINKLEAKGIIRANIAVLDPAKVGNPVTAVIESRLVEDRSIVMDRAKRYFRSVDEIQQCYFVNGGVSFIIIMIARDLQHFEHLVRLHFADNQDILTYRTLIVLDPVKTGMKVPLFDLED from the coding sequence GTGAATAACCGCCTCCCTCATTCGGCCATAGCCGAAAAAATTGGACTTTCAACGCCCTCAGTCCAACGCCGTATCAACAAGCTGGAGGCGAAAGGAATTATCAGAGCCAATATTGCTGTCCTCGACCCAGCTAAGGTTGGTAATCCCGTTACGGCAGTTATTGAATCACGTCTCGTCGAGGATCGGAGCATCGTAATGGACAGAGCCAAACGGTATTTTCGAAGCGTCGACGAAATTCAGCAGTGCTATTTCGTTAACGGTGGCGTGTCATTCATCATCATCATGATTGCCCGAGACCTACAGCACTTTGAGCATCTTGTCAGGCTGCACTTTGCGGATAATCAGGACATTTTGACCTACCGGACGCTAATTGTGCTCGATCCTGTTAAAACGGGAATGAAGGTTCCGCTGTTCGATTTGGAAGACTGA
- a CDS encoding DMT family transporter has translation MVTNVVNQSNHDLRSGWLNGLVGVVIFSGSLPATRIAVQEMDPFFLTFIRASIAGLLAIMLILFFREKRPTRNQLFSLIVVSLGVVIGFPLLTAMALQHVTSSHSIVFLGLLPMATAIFGVIRGGERPKLAFWIFSAIGSVLVMGFALSQDIAISATGDLLMLASVVVCGLGYAEGARISRELGGWQVICWALIISLPLMLLATIETMPDDIGVISLQGWIALGYVSLFSMLIGFIFWYRGLVAGGIAAVGQLQLLQPFFGLGLSATLLSEKVSPLMIAVTLGVILCVMGSRKFAH, from the coding sequence GTGGTAACTAATGTGGTAAATCAATCGAATCATGACCTGAGGTCGGGCTGGCTAAACGGTCTTGTTGGGGTTGTCATTTTTAGCGGTTCACTGCCCGCGACCCGGATTGCGGTACAGGAAATGGACCCATTTTTTCTGACGTTCATACGCGCCTCAATTGCCGGTTTGCTGGCAATTATGTTGATTCTTTTTTTTAGAGAGAAGCGTCCGACACGCAATCAGCTGTTTTCTCTGATTGTTGTATCCCTGGGCGTGGTGATTGGTTTTCCTCTACTTACTGCAATGGCGTTGCAGCATGTTACATCTTCTCACTCCATTGTTTTTCTGGGGCTTTTGCCGATGGCAACCGCTATCTTCGGCGTTATCAGAGGAGGTGAAAGGCCAAAGCTGGCTTTCTGGATTTTTTCTGCCATTGGCAGCGTGTTGGTGATGGGGTTCGCTCTTTCTCAGGATATCGCTATATCAGCAACAGGCGATTTGCTGATGCTAGCCTCGGTTGTGGTATGTGGCCTCGGGTATGCCGAAGGAGCAAGGATTTCGCGTGAACTGGGAGGATGGCAGGTGATCTGCTGGGCTTTAATCATTTCGCTGCCTCTGATGCTGCTCGCCACCATTGAAACAATGCCAGACGATATTGGCGTGATAAGTCTACAGGGCTGGATCGCGCTGGGATACGTATCTCTGTTCAGTATGCTGATCGGCTTTATTTTCTGGTACCGGGGACTTGTGGCTGGCGGTATTGCTGCTGTAGGGCAACTACAACTGCTACAGCCCTTCTTCGGTCTGGGACTCTCGGCAACGCTACTTTCTGAAAAGGTAAGTCCATTGATGATTGCGGTAACACTGGGCGTGATCCTCTGCGTGATGGGATCACGTAAATTTGCACATTAA